The nucleotide sequence CGCGATCCTCGTCATGACGCGGTCCTTTCCCGCGGGCCGCCCTCCGCGAGGGCGGAGAGCGCGATGTCCCGCAGCGCCCGGATGAAGGCCGGGGAGTCGTTGAGCGCCGGGACCCGCAGGAAATTGCCGATCCCTGCCTCCCCGGCGGTCTTCCGGAGCCGGATGTCGAGCTCGTGAAGCGTCTCGATATGCTCCGACACAAAACTTGCCGGAATCACCGCCAGCGTCCGGACCCCCGCCCGCCCGAGCCTCTGGACCTCGTCGACGGTGTCGGGCCCGAGCCACTCCACTCTGCCCACCTTGCTCTGGTAGGAGACCGAGTGCGGATGCCCCGGGAACCGCCGCATCACCGCGGCGACGGTGCGCCCCGCCTCCGCCTGGTAGGGGTCTCCCTCGTCGATGAACGACTTCGGAACCCCGTGGAAGGTGAACAGCAGGTGCGTCTCCGGACCGGCTCCCGGAGCGGAGAGGGTCTCCCGGATCTTCTCCGCGAGCGCCTCGACGTAGCCGGGATGGTCCGGGTAGGAGGAAACCTCGGCCAGCGGGATGTCTGCCCCCGCCCAACGAAGCCAGCGCTGGAGATCCTTGACGCTCGATCCGGTCGTCGCGCGGCAGTATTGCGGGT is from Deltaproteobacteria bacterium GWC2_65_14 and encodes:
- a CDS encoding ferrochelatase, with the translated sequence MGGPDTLSAVRPFLANLFSDRDLIRLPAPFLTQPPFAWIVSGVRARKVRRYYEEIGGGSPIVRHTEAQRAALEAALSETGGRYRVYVGMRYWHPLSRHAALDMKGDGVARALALPLYPQYCRATTGSSVKDLQRWLRWAGADIPLAEVSSYPDHPGYVEALAEKIRETLSAPGAGPETHLLFTFHGVPKSFIDEGDPYQAEAGRTVAAVMRRFPGHPHSVSYQSKVGRVEWLGPDTVDEVQRLGRAGVRTLAVIPASFVSEHIETLHELDIRLRKTAGEAGIGNFLRVPALNDSPAFIRALRDIALSALAEGGPRERTAS